The following proteins are co-located in the Leptospiraceae bacterium genome:
- a CDS encoding site-specific integrase encodes MSLLREKMIRELKLKTMSEKTIKSYVSYVNYLAKYYKKSPDKINREEVKNYLYHLRVNKQLSANSLNVIHSAIRFFYIYVINAEWVVKDIAKYKRPKSKPVVLSKSEVEAILNLTWNLKHKTILTLIYSAGLRVSEAAKLKVNQIDPERMQIFVKDGKGGTDRYALLSPTTLKLLRDYIQEYKPVDYLFYAKNKNKMKSFSVRAIQRAFKDALYKAGITKNASVHTLRHSFATHLLEAGVNMHHIQLLLGHFSPQATYIYLHVRRYDLMNIKSPLDTYDYNILTNPLQTGGLANGNITTRGDVGQKEDTRSS; translated from the coding sequence ATGAGCCTGCTGAGAGAGAAAATGATTCGAGAATTAAAGCTCAAGACGATGAGCGAAAAAACGATAAAGAGTTACGTTTCGTATGTAAATTATCTGGCAAAGTATTACAAAAAATCTCCAGATAAAATAAATCGAGAAGAAGTAAAGAATTATCTTTACCATTTAAGAGTTAATAAACAATTATCCGCTAATTCTTTGAATGTTATCCATAGTGCGATACGATTTTTTTACATCTATGTGATTAATGCAGAATGGGTTGTGAAAGACATCGCTAAATACAAACGTCCCAAGAGTAAACCAGTTGTTTTAAGTAAATCAGAAGTGGAGGCTATTTTGAATTTAACCTGGAACTTAAAGCACAAGACCATACTCACTCTCATCTATTCAGCAGGACTTCGAGTGAGTGAAGCAGCTAAGTTAAAGGTCAATCAAATAGACCCAGAAAGAATGCAAATATTTGTCAAAGATGGAAAAGGTGGAACAGATCGTTATGCGCTATTGTCTCCCACAACTTTGAAATTGTTACGAGATTACATACAAGAGTATAAACCTGTGGATTATCTATTTTATGCTAAGAATAAAAACAAGATGAAAAGCTTTTCTGTTCGTGCAATACAGCGTGCATTTAAGGATGCTCTTTACAAAGCGGGGATAACAAAGAATGCCTCTGTCCATACTCTAAGGCACTCTTTTGCTACACATCTTCTTGAAGCAGGGGTTAATATGCATCATATTCAACTTCTACTCGGACATTTTTCTCCACAGGCAACATATATTTATTTACATGTCAGACGATACGATTTAATGAATATTAAGAGTCCTTTAGATACATACGATTACAATATTTTAACCAATCCTTTACAGACGGGAGGTCTGGCAAATGGAAACATCACAACAAGAGGAGATGTTGGTCAGAAAGAGGATACTCGAAGTAGCTGA
- a CDS encoding transposase zinc-binding domain-containing protein yields METSQQEEMLVRKRILEVAEVFRENEKEFFSVYGNSLTRNEVKAYYAIRNCRTETLGGHVDKCSHCGFEKNSYNSCRNRHCPKCQFLRKEKWLVKENKNILPVKYFHVVFTLPSELNSLILNNKKIFYSLLFKTVSDTLRKVSKNKKYLNCIPGFLSILHTWGQTLTYHPHIHVLITGGGISADKGKWIDSRDKFFLPIPVLSKLFQRLFLFHLKNTIMEVILLFPKVVKN; encoded by the coding sequence ATGGAAACATCACAACAAGAGGAGATGTTGGTCAGAAAGAGGATACTCGAAGTAGCTGAAGTTTTTCGAGAAAATGAAAAAGAATTCTTTTCTGTCTATGGAAATTCCTTAACTCGAAACGAGGTAAAAGCGTATTATGCGATCAGGAATTGCAGAACAGAGACACTCGGTGGTCACGTAGATAAATGTAGTCACTGTGGATTCGAAAAGAATTCCTACAATTCCTGTCGTAATAGGCATTGTCCCAAATGTCAGTTTTTAAGAAAAGAGAAATGGTTAGTTAAAGAGAATAAGAATATTTTACCTGTGAAATATTTTCATGTTGTATTTACTCTTCCCAGTGAATTAAACTCACTCATATTAAATAACAAAAAGATATTCTATTCTCTTTTATTTAAAACTGTCTCGGATACGTTAAGAAAGGTAAGTAAAAATAAAAAGTATCTAAATTGTATTCCTGGCTTTTTATCTATTCTACATACATGGGGACAGACTTTAACCTATCATCCACATATTCATGTTCTAATCACAGGAGGCGGAATTTCTGCGGATAAAGGCAAATGGATCGATTCAAGAGATAAATTCTTTCTGCCGATTCCCGTTCTATCAAAACTATTTCAGAGATTATTTTTATTTCATTTAAAAAATACTATCATGGAAGTTATCTTACTATTCCCAAAAGTTGTGAAGAATTAA
- a CDS encoding transposase: protein MLSADSRSIKTISEIIFISFKKYYHGSYLTIPKSCEELNDPSHFQRFLTNLYSKKWIVYTKQPFENPDSVIKYLGRYTHRIAISNQRILEITENTVTFRYKDYADNDKLKTMTLPCVEFIRRFLMHILPLGFVKIRHYGIIANRSRKDSLELCKSLLKKLNRSLNQKSTPEEWKDILPSMIKKILLCSVCKIGSFVSISLIQKQVRPP from the coding sequence ATTCTTTCTGCCGATTCCCGTTCTATCAAAACTATTTCAGAGATTATTTTTATTTCATTTAAAAAATACTATCATGGAAGTTATCTTACTATTCCCAAAAGTTGTGAAGAATTAAATGACCCCTCTCATTTTCAAAGATTTTTAACAAACCTCTATTCTAAAAAATGGATCGTGTATACAAAACAACCTTTCGAAAATCCTGACTCCGTAATTAAATACCTCGGACGTTATACACACAGGATAGCAATCAGTAACCAGAGAATATTAGAAATCACAGAAAATACCGTAACATTCAGATACAAAGATTATGCGGATAATGACAAACTCAAAACAATGACTCTACCGTGTGTAGAATTTATTCGGCGCTTTCTCATGCATATCCTACCTTTAGGATTCGTTAAAATCAGACATTACGGAATCATCGCAAACCGATCTCGCAAAGACTCTCTCGAATTATGCAAGTCACTTCTTAAAAAACTAAATCGTTCTTTAAATCAGAAGTCTACACCAGAAGAATGGAAAGACATTCTTCCGTCCATGATCAAAAAGATTCTCCTATGTAGCGTATGTAAAATTGGCTCTTTCGTATCCATTAGCCTCATCCAAAAACAAGTCCGACCTCCCTAG
- a CDS encoding protein kinase → MPNFYFQTIFSVDQFLPIAIRMAEIVAHIHSKIIHKDINPSNIVWNSNTNQVKIIDFGISSELSHETTSLQNVNVLERL, encoded by the coding sequence TTGCCTAATTTTTACTTTCAAACTATTTTTTCAGTAGATCAATTTTTACCAATAGCGATTCGAATGGCTGAAATTGTTGCACATATTCATTCTAAAATTATTCATAAAGACATAAATCCATCTAATATAGTTTGGAATTCAAATACTAACCAGGTGAAAATAATTGATTTTGGAATTTCATCTGAACTGTCCCATGAAACAACTAGTTTACAAAACGTCAATGTTCTAGAAAGACTTTGA